The DNA segment ttttatctccctattggaaacctctacctgaccactagtctatggatgatacggggtagctaccttatgtgtaataccatatttcttcatcagaagcctaaaaggcccattacaaaagtgcgaccctccatcactaattatagctcgcggtgtaccaaaacgtgtaagtatattatttttcaagaactcaatcacaaccctatggtcattagttttacacgcaaccgcctcaatccacttagagacatagtctacggcgacaaggatgtataggttaccaaaagaattaggaaacagacccataaagtctaTACCccacacatttaagacctcaatAATTAGAATcaggttcaagggcatcatgttcctatgggaaatggttcctaatttctggcaacgctcacaagtaacacagtagctgtgggagtctttaaataaCGAAGGCcagtagaatccacactgcaatatcttagcagcactcttcttagcactaaagtgacccccacaagcatgatcatcacaaaaggaaataatactggactggtcactctcaggtatacatctcctaataatctggtctggacaatacttaaacaaataaggatcatcctaaaagaagtgcttaacctcggctaaaaacctagaacgatcttgtttaccccaatgttggggcattcgatcAGTCAGAAGATAAtttactatattcgcataccaaggcgCTTGGgtgacaaagaacagttgttcatcaggaaaactatccctaacaggaggagaatcatctGGGGTATctacaacaagcctagacaattggtctgctactacattttctgcaccttttttgtctctaatgtctaaggaaaattcctgcaacaataggatccatataatcaatctaggtttagaattcttcttggaaagaagatacttcaaagaagcatgatcggtgaagattatgaccttagatcctaagagatagggtctaaactggtctaaggaaaacacaatggctaacatttccttctccgtagtggtatagttcaactgggcatcattcagagttttgctagcatagtaaattacatgaagtaacttgttttctcgctgacctagcacaacaccaatagtaatctgaagcatcacacatgatctcaaaggtaggttccagttgggtgcctggactatgggataggtagtgagtaaagtcttaagcttcttaaaagcctctaaacaagcatcaccaaagacaaacttaacatcttttggaAGCaatttgcaaagaggtctagaaatcaagctaaaatctttaatgaatcgacgataaaaacctgcatgtcctaagaatgacctaatatctcttacggtttttgggacatgtagagtcttaataaggtcaactttggctttatctacctctatacccttagaagatacgatatgccctaaaacaattcctgaacgaaccataaagtgacatttctcctaattaagcactaaattcttttccttacacctaatcaaaactaatgacaaatgatgcaagcattcatcgaaagacgaaccaaacacagaaaaatcatccataaagacctctaagaaccgttctaccatgtcagaaaatatgctcatcatgcaacgctgaaaagtcgcaggggaattacaaagcccgaaaggcatgcgtctatatgcaaaggtaccaaagggacatgtaaaagtggttttctcttggtcttctggggcaataacgatctgattatatccatagTAGctatctaaaaagcagtagtgactatgtccagctaatctctctagcatctggtcgatgaagggaagggaaaagtggtccttcctaatgaccttgttcaatttcctatagtcaatacagacacgccaacccgtggtcattcgagttgggattaactcattattatcattccggactacagtaataccggatttcttgggaacaacctgaacggggctgatccacttactgtctgaaatagggtagataatgcctgcatctaacagcttaagaacctcagttcgaactacttctttcatattggggtttagtcgacgttgcatctccctagaaggtttagtGTCTtcttctaaatagatctgatgcgtACAAACAGtatgacttatacccttaatgtctgctatggttcaccctaaagcttccttgttgtcttgaaggacggttactagcatACTTTCCTGAttactatccaagtcggaagcaacaatcacaggtaaagtctcagacgggcctaaaaacacatacttcaggatatctggtaatggtttaaggtccaacttaggaggctcttctaacgaaggaattagggtagacttagaaactggtaggggttcgaacttaggtttccatccattactagtatctaacaaaggggttgaatctaacaaagcatttacctcattaatcacattatcatcatgaaaatcaatcccaaagtgagccaggcatttctctaatggatcttctaacaaagtgttttggtaatgactcctcgactaatgttcctatcatgttcacttctTCTATGCtagagtcatctagttcagagggtagcttactaatattaaaaatgttcagctcaatattcatattaccaaaagacaaattcttaatacaatttcgacagttaatgatcgcattggatgtagctaaaaacgggcgacctaaaatcactggtatttggttctctgggtcagggataggttgggtatctaggataacaaaatccaccggatatataaacttgtcaacctctatgagaacatcctcgatcacaccacgaggaactttaacggacctatcagctaactggagtgttatctgggtaggtttcatctcaccaagtcctagcttaaggtacacatggtacggcagtaagttcacactggctcctaagtcaagcaacgctttctcaacacgataTTTACTTATTGTACAAgtaatggtaggggaccctgggtctttatacttaggagtagtggtattctgaataatagaactcacatgactagctatgaaggctttcttctggacagtgagcttacgctttcacgtacacaagtccttaaggaacttggcataagagggaatctgcctaattgcattgAGTagaggaaggttgatagttacctgcttaaaaacctccaatatatcattacaGTTGAACTCCTTCTTAGTCgaaactagcagctgggggaacggggctctgggaacaaagtcgggctcatcaggacccacattggtctctttggagattctatcagtctcctcattttctggttcagaagggtgaactacagcatgttaactatcaggcatggaaaccttgttgtctatcactctaccactcctaagggttttaatagcattcacatgatcagatggtctttcacctatttcattaattcctttagggttgggttgagtctgactaggaaacttacctctttctcttaaagactcatttatctgactaacctaggttttcaactcggaaatagcctgtgagttagcctgacctattctcttattctcttctaaaccttgagcaacagattgctgaaactgcacagtgttacgagtcaacaaagcaagagactcttctaaactcataatcttcttacctgaagggttctgaaactgtgccggagctgaaggattcttaatataaccaaaacctgggcgaggctgagaattactagactggccttgattctgtccttttgaccaagaaaaattaggatggtttctccaaccagggttgtaggtctctgaatatggatcaaacttctgacggttatcaaacctagcattgttataaacagcatgagcttgctcctcactaacctgaccttcccaaaatgatttatcgggctctattccacaactagagactagGGAGGCTCTactaggttcaacaagggacctatttttaggctgattcaattctagagcttctaaccttctagataaagcagcaaacttagcatcttaaccaaaacttgtatctaccacattggtgctacttctattgaccaagagtcttttagggggttcaacacaagactcccactgttgggattttccagGGGTTTTCACTATGATTATTAAAATTACATTTGGGTTACATTGAGACtgcattaatgagtatttggagctctctagtttttggggaagaagataaAAAAGAACAGTAATCCCTCTCCCTttctctctcctgcctttctctttGTATatgtatttacataatggatgacagcccATATACAGCTAAGAGGACCCCTATTTTAGGATCTCAATGAACAACTCTCGCTCACTCACAAAATATGTGTGTGCGATATTTGGCCCCTACATATGTATTAGAATACTGCGGTTGATAAcatctatttttgttttatttagttCGTCATCTTTTTGATCGCCTATTTTTAATAGATTTGTCAtttttgattcaaaaaaaaaaactaaaatataaCGATAATGATAATTTGATGATTACAAAAATAAAGGGTAATTTAGTTATTTTTAAGGTTTTATAACACCTTTATGTGTAAAATTTTATAccgaaaacctaaaactaagcctTTAATCCCAAAAAAATTGGGGTATGTTATAAATGAAAAAGATTACCATCACGAGTTGGGTATGTTAAAAACGAAAGAGATTACCATGACGAGTTGCAGAGGATACCGTCCGACTATTAAAGATTTGAGTTTCATTTCCTGATGACATGGCTGAGTTTTACGTCGGTTCGCTAAGCCTATTACTACCAGACAGAGGGTGTTAGCTAACTCTCCAATCGAGTAAAAAGGCAAAGCACCAATCTCCCCCTCGTCCTACCGCTAATACGCCAACACATATCGTCCAGCTAGACTCCCCCTCGTCCTACCACTAATACGCCAACACATATCGTCCAGCTAGACAGACACGTTCGTCTCGAGTAGAACTAGCAACTCAAGCCAAATTAAGGCGAGGGAGGCACCAGCACCCGAGACAAATAGCCCCAAATGAAGATCCTGTGCGTGCATAGCAGGATAACTACACCCTCATTTTCAGAAAAAAACAGAACCGGGCctaaaaaaaattgagaaatttcCTTTTTCTTGATCATCGAAAAACAAAATTCTTAAACCCTAATAAACCCCAGAGTCTTGAATCACCATGAATGTCTGCAAATCATTTGCAATAAATTTATCATCATCTCAATCAACAGTAAAACGACTATGTATAGCTCTTCAATCATCTCACCTCttctccacctcctcctcctcatcaccaTCGCCAGAATCCGAATTGCTAGTTTATGAAATTGATAAGGAATTTTCTAGGTTTGAAATTGATCACAAACTCCAACCTCAGAAATATATGGGTAATCTTGATTGGCCAAAACCTAGTGAAATACCTTGGCaatcaaacaaaactaattctATTAACTTGATTGGTTCAATTTCTATGCCTGTTCAATTCCAAGATGAATATCCTGATGGAAAATCCAGGCTCATCGCTATTCTTTCGCGTGATTCGGCTCCGTTTCTTCGGTAAGCTTTAGCACTTTAATCATTCTGATTGTCAAAAATGTATGTATTAGTTTACTTTGGATTGAGCATGATTCAATTTTGTCCATCTTAGGATCCCCATAATCTTGAAAGGTTGTCTAGCAGATATTGCTGCTGAGCATTTGAAAGAAAAAGACGTAATTCATGTAGCTGGGCATTTAAGTGGAGTTTCACTTCCACCAAAATTTGTTAAAGAATATGGTCATTTTGGTATCCAGGTATGGTTTGGCTGAACCCTCCATCACCAAAATGCATATAATGATGCCAATCCATGCATTGTACAAATTTCAGTGACCGGTTAAGTGAATTAGTCTTTGTTATTTTGATTGAGGATTTTGATTATATGTAGTCTTCTAGTAGCATTAGTTACATTTTTCTTAAACTAGAGTCCCAATGTTTATAGAAGTGATGCATTAGATGGTGTATTACAGGAAACGACCCCGTGTCCTCCTTTGTTTATAGGAGCAGAGATTAATATAAATTCAGTCGAACCGGGACTGTGAGCAGCTAATGTAGTTTATTTGTTGAGATCTGACATAtgctcctttactgtttggagccTGATTCTCTTGAAGTATTTAAAGAAGGGTTGTGTAGGATACCGAAATTTGTATATATTGGAAAATCAATCTTTTGTGGGTTAAGCCTTGTTCGATTTGGATCTGCCCTATTTGACATATCTCATCCAAACTAACATAATCTTCTTCTATTGTTTGGCTAATCTTTCCCGAGCTTCTAATACTCACCGCAGCTTTTTGTTTATATTGCGGTTAATCTAGGTTGTCAAGACTAAGGAATCATTTTAGTGATTATTCAAACAATATTTGTTAGGCAGATTCTTAATTTCCTAATCAGTGTAAGTTATTGCCTTTAACCTGTGAATGAAACGACATTAACATTCAGTTATAACCATGTTAGGTTACGGCGCATAGCATAAGTTTTATCAAAGAGCCCTTCCAAGGAAACCAAACCTACACAACTTATACGCAAGGTGGACAAACTTCTGGCCAGTCGGGTAAATTCAGATTTGTCTCATCATGTTTCAGTTTTACCACAAATTGTTGACATCTTTCGCAGAAGTTTGAATGCTCTTTTTTCATTTTCAGTCAATACGTTAAAAGATACCTTTTGGAGAGACTTGTTTGACAACCCAAGTCAGTGGGCTGATTACAGGAAGGATAAGCTCAATGGACTGGTAAACATCTGCATATCTCCTCCCAACACATGACTGATATTGTGGCTTTTATGCAAAAattataattattaaaattaatgCTAGTCCAGGTAAAACCAAAACATCCCGATTTCAAGCACAAGGATAGTGGCCAGCCATTATGGATTAACAGTGCACCAAAATGGGCCATTTCAGAACTTCAGATCACTTCAGGAAAAGGTGAGCTGCGATCGAAGTGTGGCCTCTACTATGATTCTTGCAATTCGTGCGAAAATATTGGGCTTGAAATGTGTATTTATTTGCTTACTTAAAAATTTTCTCGTATGTGGAATTGTCCAATTTTGTTTTTGATCTCTTACCTCCATTCACATTTTCTAATGGTGTTCTTTGAAGGAGAGGAGTACTCTTTGAGCAGTGCTCAAAAACCAGTTGGTTCCAGCTGGATCAATTCAGAAAAGAAATTGGAGTCGACAGATA comes from the Papaver somniferum cultivar HN1 unplaced genomic scaffold, ASM357369v1 unplaced-scaffold_81, whole genome shotgun sequence genome and includes:
- the LOC113345582 gene encoding protein OSB2, chloroplastic-like isoform X1, with protein sequence MNVCKSFAINLSSSQSTVKRLCIALQSSHLFSTSSSSSPSPESELLVYEIDKEFSRFEIDHKLQPQKYMGNLDWPKPSEIPWQSNKTNSINLIGSISMPVQFQDEYPDGKSRLIAILSRDSAPFLRIPIILKGCLADIAAEHLKEKDVIHVAGHLSGVSLPPKFVKEYGHFGIQVTAHSISFIKEPFQGNQTYTTYTQGGQTSGQSVNTLKDTFWRDLFDNPSQWADYRKDKLNGLVKPKHPDFKHKDSGQPLWINSAPKWAISELQITSGKGEEYSLSSAQKPVGSSWINSEKKLESTDSRSGKLTVKAPDFIHKDTREALRLDSSPTRVSEKLLPASKPKDETEESWMNLIESPDKWVDIRSEKVNIKEPDFLQKDTGYALWLSNAPTWVLQKLFPPKRL
- the LOC113345582 gene encoding protein OSB3, chloroplastic/mitochondrial-like isoform X2 — protein: MNILMENPGSSLFFRVIRLRFFDIAAEHLKEKDVIHVAGHLSGVSLPPKFVKEYGHFGIQVTAHSISFIKEPFQGNQTYTTYTQGGQTSGQSVNTLKDTFWRDLFDNPSQWADYRKDKLNGLVKPKHPDFKHKDSGQPLWINSAPKWAISELQITSGKGEEYSLSSAQKPVGSSWINSEKKLESTDSRSGKLTVKAPDFIHKDTREALRLDSSPTRVSEKLLPASKPKDETEESWMNLIESPDKWVDIRSEKVNIKEPDFLQKDTGYALWLSNAPTWVLQKLFPPKRL